Within Raineyella sp. W15-4, the genomic segment CCGGTCGTCCTCCTCGGTGAGGACGCCCTCCTCCAGGAAGAGATAGTCGCCGGCGAGGACCTTCCTCGCGGCCGACCGGTCGCTGGCATCGGAGTTGGACCACAGCGCGGTGAACAGCGCGTCGACGCGCACCCGGGCCTGCCGACAGAAGATCCCGGCCAGTTCCACGCCCTCGGGGCGTACGTCCCGCTCCGCTGTTGCCCGGACACAGGAGGCCGCCATCGCGAACAGTTCGGCGCCGATGTCGACGATCCGGCCCAGCACCGCCTGTCGGCGCTCCAGCGCCCCCTGCCAGCGCGCCATCCCGTAGAAGACGGAGCGGGCCAGCCGCCGGGTGGCGCGTTCGACATAGCGGAGGTGGCCGGCCAGTTCGCCGTACCGGGCGTACGAGGTGGCGATCATGCCGGGGCCGGTCACCAGCGTCGGCAGCCAGCCGGCGTAGAAGCCGGTGGCTCGCCCGACGGCCCGCAGCTTCTCCTGCCGGTTCGCCTCGGGATCGATGATGGCGCCGGCCACCGCGAGGTGGGCGTCCACCGCCTCCCGCGCGATCAGCAGGTGCATGATCTCGCTCGACCCCTCGAAGATCCGGTTGATCCGGATGTCGCGCAGCATCTGCTCGGCCCGGACCACCCGCTCGCCGCGGGCCGCCTGGGAGGCGGCCGTCTCGTAGCCGCGGCCGCCGCGGATCTGGACCACGTCGTCGGTGACCCGCCAGGCCATCTCCGAGGCGTAGAGCTTGAGCAGCGCCGCCTCGATCCGGATGTCGTTGGTCTCCTCATCGGCCAGCATCGCGCACAGGTCGAGCATCGACTCCAGCCCGTACGCGGTCCCGGCGATGAAGCCGATCCGGGTCGCGACCGCCTCGTGGGCCCCGACCGGGCGGCCCCACTGGACCCGGTGCGCACCCCAGCCCCGGACAGTCGCCAGCGCCCACTTGGTGTTGCCGACACACAGCGCCGGCAACGAGAGCCGCCCGGTGTTGAGCGTGGTGAGGGCGATCTTCAGGCCACGGCCCTCGGTACCGATGACGTTGGCGACCGGCACGAAGACGTCGTGGAAGCGGGTGACCGAGTTCTCCAGGCCGCGCAGGCCGACGAAGCTGTTGCGGTGCTCGACGGTGATGCCGGGGGAGTCGGCCTCGACGATGAAGGCGGTGATGCCGCCGGGGTGGCCCGTCGTCGCCGGCACCCGGGCCATCACCACCAGCAGTGAGGCCACCGTGCCGTTCGTGGCCCACAGCTTGACCCCGTTGAGCAGATAGCCGCTGCCGTCGTCGGTCGGGGTGGCGGAGGTGGCCAGCCGGGCCGGGTCGGAGCCGACATCGGGCTCGGTGAGCATGAAGGCCGACACCTCGCCGGCGGCGACCCGGGGCAGGTAGGTCCGCTTCTGCTCCGCCGAGCCGAACATCGCCACCGGCTGGGGGACCCCGATCGACTGGTGGGCGCTCAGCAGCGCCGCCAGCGATGGGCTCACCGAGCCGACAAGGGCCAGCGCCCGGAGGTAGTAGAGGTGGGTCAGGCCGAGCCCGCCGTACGCCGTGGGGACGGTCATCCCGAACGCCCCGACCTCCGCCATGCTGACGAACACCTCGTCGGGGATCCGGTCGTCGCGCTCGATCGCCGCGCCGTCGACGGTACGGAGCCGGTCGGCGAGCCGGGTGAGGAAGGCCTCGCCGACAGCTCGATCCGGCGCGCCGGGGGTCGGCCATGGCTCGATCAGATCGAGGCGGAGCCGGCCGAGGAAGAGCTCACGTCCGAAGCTGGGCCGGGTCCACTCCTGTTCCCGGGCCGCCTCGGCGACCGTCCGTGCCTCACGCTCACTGGGACCCGGGCCGGTGTCGGCCGGGCGGGCCTGCTGCTGGGTGGTCATGACCGCCTCCACGTCGGCAACCTGATCCATCCACGGTACCCGCCGGATCGGCGACCGGCAGGCCTTCCCGGGCGGGCGCCGGCCGCACAGGTCCGGCCAACTGGATCCCGTTTTGGGATGCATCGATGTAAGGTGGGGCCATGAGTACGCAGATCGCGGTCCGCCTGCCCGATCAGGTCGTGGACTTCCTCGATCGGGTCGTTGCGGAGGGTGCGGCGCCGAGCCGTGCGGCAGTCGTCACCGCTGCGCTCGAGCGCGAGATGCGGCGTCTCGCCGCGGAGCGGGACGCGGCGATCCTGTGGCAGGAAGGTCCTGCAGACGATCTCGACCCGTTGGTGGACTGGACCGTCGGGCGCGTCACGACAGCGGACTGACCGGTGCGGGAGATCTGCCTGGTCCGGTTGGACAAGACCAGGCCGGCGGTGGTGCTGACCCGCGAGGCGGCCCGGGCCGCGATGACCAAGGTGACCGTTGCTCCGATCACGTCCACCGTCAAAGGGCTGTCCAGCGAGGTGCCGGTCGGGCCGGCCAACGGATTGGATCACGTCGGCGCGATTTCCCTCGACAACGTCGTCACTGTTCCGGTCAGTCTCCTCGGCCGTACGATCGGCTTCCTCACCGCTGATCAGGAGATCCGCCTCGCCCGGGCCGTGGTGCTCGCGTACGACCTCGACCTGCCGCTGCTCGGCGGCTGAGCGTCGCACCCGGACCGTCCGCCTTCCGGAGAGGCCCTAGCTCCAACAGGGTCCGGGGCGCCTGGGGGGAGGGGAGTTTCGGCGTGCGGGTGGAGTCCCTCTGGAGGCGCGCTGCTACTGGCCGCCCAGTTCCTCTGGCCGCCCAGTTCCTCGGGGAGAGCTATCCATCGGTGAGGCGGTCCGCAGTGAGGGCGAGGGTGGCGTAGTTCATGGTGAAGTGGCCGCCGTGTTCGTCGATGACGTTTCCGAGTCCGTCGAGGAGGGCTGTGAGTCGGTCGGCGGGGATGCGATTGTGGCCTCCCGCCGTCGGGACCTGGTCGAGCCATGCCTCTCGGGTGATGGTGGCCTGCCAGTCGAGACGGAGCCGTCCGGGTTCGGTGAAGGCCCCGGTGTCGCGGATGCCGGCGGCGGCGCGGGCGAGGATCTGCTCGTAGCCGTCGACGGCCGAGACGCCGCCCGCCCAGGGGGTGAACGGGAGGCCGGTGTCCACCGAGCGGTGGACCTCGCCGAACGCGGCGGCGATCTGTGGTTCGGGGTCGCCGATGTTCCAGAACAGGGCGATCCGCCCGCCCGGGCGCAGCAGGCCGGCTGCCTTGATGGCGCCGGCTGCCGGGTCGATCCAGTGCCAGGTCTGTCCGGCGACCACCGCGTCGAACCGGGCTCCGTGGGAGTCCCAGTCTTCGAAGCGGGCGACGTGAGTCTCGAAGCCGCGGGAGCGGGCCAGCTCGGCCATGCGTGCGTCGACTTCCACGCCGAGGACATCGGCGCCGGCGTCGCGGAAGGGGAGCGCGGAGAGGCCGGTGCCGATGCCGACGTCGAGGACTCGCTTGCCGGGGAGACCGGCGAGGATCGCATCGGCGAGAGCCTGCGGGTAGCGGGGCCGGGCGCGGTCGTAGCGGTCGGCGTCGGAGCCGAATGATTCGGCGATCTCGCGGTGCCGGTGGGGTAGGGGCTCGGGGGAAGCCACGGGTAGAGTGACCATGTGCCCACTCTAAGTGGGCGTGCGCTCATTTGTCGATGGTGTGCAGGAGGATTTATGCCGACCGGTGTGGCGTTGCACGATGCGCGGGCGCGCCTGTTCGCCGCCGCCGAGCGGGTCCTGGTGCGGGACGGTGCTGGCGGGCTGACCAGCCGCGCCGTGACCGAGGAGGCCGGAGTCGCCAAGGGTGTGTTGCACCGCCACTTCGCGGACTTCGATGACTTCCTGGCCGAGCTGGTCCGCGATCGCATCGCCCGGCTTACGGCAGAGGCCGGCGAACTACGGGAGGCGTCAGGCTCGGCCACACTGGTCTCGAACCTGGTCGAGGTGTTCACCGGCATCTTCGCCCCGGTGAACCTGGGGCTGGTGGGCATCGTGATGACCCGGGACGAGCTGCGGTCACGGCTGCGGGCGACGACACCGCGCGGCATCCCGATCCTCACCGAGGCCACCGCCGGTCTGTCTGCCTATCTGGAGGCTGAGCGGCGCCTCGGTCGCATCACAGCAGACACAGACATCGACGTGCTCGCACTGACACTCATCGGGACCGGTCACCTGCTGTTCGCGGGTGAACGTGGTGGGCCACCGGACGCCTCGGCCGTCCGCGAAGTGGTCGAGGCGATCATTGTCGGGGCCGAGCCCGGGGTTCGTCCTTGAAGGATCAACCGGCGGTCGCCCTGGTCAGCGTGCTGTGCACCTGTTCGGCGTCAGACCCACCGTCTAGACGTCGATGACCACCGAAGACCCGCCACCTCTTGACGCAGTGCCGGGTCAGCGAAGTCGGAGCAGGCGTCGAGGAGGACTTGGAAGTCCTCTGGCGTCGCCGGCTCGAGACGTTGCTTGCGGCGCCAGACCTCCCATTTCCGCTGGGCGCCGTCCACCATCCCGTCCAGCATCGTGGCCAGCGGAGCGAGCCCCACCTGTCGATGATCTGCAACTGCGGTCAGCGACTGCATCATGACGTCACCGGAGAGGTCTGTCCCGGTGGCCAGCGACGCGATGTCCACGAAGTCGCGCCACCGGGTGTTCGCAGTGCCGCGTTCCAACGCAATAATGATCTTCTCCGCCAGGACCATGGTCACCGGGTAGGCCAGAACGTCGATCTCACCGCCCAACAGCCTCGGAAGCCCTGTCCTCATCGGCGCGGGCCACGACGGGTCGCCGAAGTTGAGGTCCACGTGGAACGGAATTCTCGCGGTCGCCAACCGTGCGACGACGTGGACTCGGACACCGTGGTAGTCCGACTCGTCCCGGATCTCCTCACCGCGCACCGAGCTGGCATCGAAGTCAAGGCCATCTTCGAAATCAAGGGCAGCGATCGAGCGGACGCATTCCTCGGCCTCGGTGATCTCGTTGGGGAAGCCGGAAGCAGCCAGGTCGATGTCTCGGGTTGGGCGCCGAGCCGAGAATGCCGCCAACAGGACGCCGCCCTTGAGGACCAGGTGGTCGGCGTACCGGGACACAGCCAGCCGTGCGACGAACCCCTCCAGCGCGTAGAGGGAGAAATACTCGGCCGCATCACGGCCCTGGCGCCTGGTCAGGTTCCTCAGGTCGTTGTATGCCCGCCCTGGAGCGGTGTCCCGACGTGGAGACGGACTCATGCCAGGACTTCCAGTGCGGAGCGGATCGCGGGGTACGCCTTCGGGAAGGACTTCGCGACAGCAAGAAGAGCCGACGGATGGTGACCCGGCTGTCTCAGCCACCGCTTGAGAGCGGTGATCGCGGCGTCACTTCCGTGATCATGTGCGAGCCGGAAGGCGTCGATGATCGACCGCTCGGCCGAGTAGGCGAACAAACCATCCTCCTGATCCAGCGCCTCCCGTCCGATCTGGAACGTCGCGCGGTCGAAGCTATGCCACGTGACATGACCGAACCCCGCCGGGTGCCGAACACCTCTGGGCAATGCGATGTCGGAGCCAAACGGGATCTCATCGCTCAGACCGTGACGGACCAGTGCGCTGGTCAAGCACATCGTCGCCAACGGCTGGACAGCCGTCGCCGCCGCGAGGGATTCCAGGGTCGGGTCGAGCGATCCGACGACGATGAAGACACCACGTCCCATACGTTCGAACTCACCGGCACCGACACGCTCATAGACCTGGTCCTTGCGAAGCCCGGCCTCACGTGCGCCAGCAAGGGTGAACGCTCCCGACAACACACTCACGACTCCTCCTAACTGTCTACAGGTCGAGACTACATGTCAGCAGTTAGGAATTCCGGAGCGGGGCGTCGGGTCGCGCCGACGGCGTGAAGGCTCCAGCCTCCGATCGTTCGGAAGTCACCTTGTGGCCCGTATCTGCCCGTCACATCCTCCAGGCACGTCATTGATGGCGGAAGGAGCGAGCCTGCGGGCCACCGCTCGCCGACTCGGAGTCGCTCACACGACGCTCCAGCGAGCACTGCGACGGGCGGAGAGATAGCCGACGTCGCCATTTCGCACCACCCGAGACTACCGACGTGGGCGCGCGCACCCACTCGATCACCATCGCGCACCATGCCCGAACACGTCTCTGACCAGTGCTTATACAAAAACGAATCGACCCCGACCTGAAAGCCGGAGCCGATTCAGGGTGCCTGCGTAGCACGTTCGGCAACTTTTCCCCGAAGGCGGATACGCTGGTCAGGCGCCTGAACCGAGGGGTCTACCGGGCCTGCAACCGGCCCCAAGACACCGCTCCGGTGGACCATCGAGGCCCCGTAGTGAGGACTGTCGGGACGGCTCAAACTTTTCTCACCGCTTCCCAGGTCGACCACCTGGTTGCCGACTATGCGGCCGGATCTGGCGTCCAGGAGCTGGCGGAGAAGTATGGTATCCACCGCGCCACCGTCTTCGCGCACCTCCAGCGACGTAAGGTGCCGAGGCGGCGTCCAGGGCTCAGTGAGCACGAACAGGCCGAGGCGGTGCGCCTGTCACGGAAGGGCATGTCGATGCGGGCGATCGGACGACACGTGGGCGTGGACCGCAAGGCCGTGCGCGTAGCGCTTGTCCAGGCTGGAGCGATCGAACCCGCCCGCAGCATCTGATCCACAGAGGAAGAAGTCCCCCGAGTCAACCTCAAAGTACTGTCAAGTTTGACCGTGGTTTGTTACGATGGACCAAAGAGCGGAGGTGTTTGACAATGTCACGCATGATCACACGACCGGTTGCCGACATCATCGAGCAGTTAGAGCTCGATGGCGACACGATCGTGACGGTTGACCGACTCGCCTCGGTGATGGACGAGGTCGGTGCAACGGGCTCTCCCCGGATGCTCGCGTATGAGCTTCAGCGCGACGGCTGGCTGGGCACACTCCGTTCACGGGGTGCGTGGGAGTTCCTCCCCGGTTCTCGCGCTGGCTCCTATTCCTCCGGTGACCGTTTCCTGGAGTTCCGGGCCCAACACGCGCTCCGAACGGGGTGGCCCGGCGTTCTCGCGATGGAATCGTCGGCCAGTCTGCTCGGGCTGGCACAGCGCATCCCCGACCGAGAGGTCATCGCCCTGCCCGATGATGCGGCGTTCCCAAAGGCGATGAATGGACAGTGGCGCTGCGTCCGCATTGAGATTCCCAACGAAGGCGTCACAGTGATCAACGACTTGCCAACCTGGGATCGGGAGGGTCTACTCGTCGGCATCGGCATCCGCCCGTCCGGATACAAGGACACCCCCGGACTGGGACAATGGCTGTCGGATCCGCCCTTCGATGTCGACACCGACAAGGTCCTTCGCCTCCTGGCATCGGGGAGTGCCGCTGCCAGACAACGCACGGCCTATCTGCTCCAGGCCTCTGGCAACCGTGAGGCCGCCCAAAAGATTGTCGACGCAAATCCACCTACCGAAACAGCTTGGATCGGGCCGCGCAGTCAGGGCGGACGATACGACCCCGTCACAAGGGTCAGCGACACCCGCCTCCACCCCTACCTCAGCGTCGGAGGCGGGTCATGAGCCGCATCACCGAGGGGCACTTGGTCCGGCACTACCAGGGCGCAAAGGGCGGGCGAGACGCCGCTCTGCTCGACATCGCCCAGGATCACGCACTGTTCCTCCTGCACCAGGCTGGCCTGTTCAACCAGGGCTTGGTCTTCAAAGGCGGCACCGCACTTCGCAAGTTCCGTGCAGGAAACTCTGGCCGATTTTCCACCGACCTCGACTTCACCGCTCCCGGCGACGATCTACCGCTTGCCGCACTGGAAGCACTGGACGGCGCGGGGTTGGACGGATTCTCCTTCGCCGTCGAGAACCTCGGGGATGACGGGCGGCGTGGAGACCTGAGGATCGAGACGCCCTTCGAAAGACCCAACCTCGGCGCGAAGATCGAGTTCGCCCGCCACCGACTCAGCCTCACACCGGATGTCTTGGATCCCATCCGGCTTCCCATCCACAGCCGCTACGACTTCACCGTACCGCCCACTCCCGTGATCAGAACCGAGGAAGCGATCGCGGAGAAACTGGCCAGGTTCCGCAGGGTTTCGTTGGCTCGCGATCTCTATGATCTCCAGTGGTACGCGACCAATGGCATCATGAATGAGCCGCTCGTCAGACGCCTGTGGGTGCTCAAGGTCTATCGTGACGTCGTCGCCGATGGTCGGGGCACTCCTCCGATTGAACCCGACGACATCCTTGCAGCAAGGACCTCCAGCGACTTCCGACCTGAAGACATCGGCTACCTCACCAAGCCCGCCCGAATTGACGAATGGATCGCGTGAAGCGCCCCAGGTTCTCTGCCGCCCTCATACGGGTTGCGGCTCTCGGTTGAGGGTCGCGTAGTGGGCGGTCTCGAACTCCACAGGGCTGATCATGCCAAGGGACCCGTGTAGGCGTCTCTGGTTGTACCAGTCGACCCAGCCGGCGGTCGCGTACTCGACGTCCGCCAGGGTCTTGTAGGGCCCGTCGTGGAAGACGGTGGTGCGGATGCACTCGGCTTTGTAGAGGCCGTTGATGGTCTCCATCAGCGCGTTGTCATAGGCGTCGCCCACTGATCCGATCGAGGGATGGATGTCCTCGATTCCCAGATGCTCAGTCAACCTGATCGAGGTGTACTGGGACCCTGCGTCGGAGTGGTGGATCAGCTCCTTGGCAACGACCGGGTGGCCGTCGTGGTCACGCTGCCAGAGCGCCATCCGCA encodes:
- a CDS encoding acyl-CoA dehydrogenase family protein; amino-acid sequence: MTTQQQARPADTGPGPSEREARTVAEAAREQEWTRPSFGRELFLGRLRLDLIEPWPTPGAPDRAVGEAFLTRLADRLRTVDGAAIERDDRIPDEVFVSMAEVGAFGMTVPTAYGGLGLTHLYYLRALALVGSVSPSLAALLSAHQSIGVPQPVAMFGSAEQKRTYLPRVAAGEVSAFMLTEPDVGSDPARLATSATPTDDGSGYLLNGVKLWATNGTVASLLVVMARVPATTGHPGGITAFIVEADSPGITVEHRNSFVGLRGLENSVTRFHDVFVPVANVIGTEGRGLKIALTTLNTGRLSLPALCVGNTKWALATVRGWGAHRVQWGRPVGAHEAVATRIGFIAGTAYGLESMLDLCAMLADEETNDIRIEAALLKLYASEMAWRVTDDVVQIRGGRGYETAASQAARGERVVRAEQMLRDIRINRIFEGSSEIMHLLIAREAVDAHLAVAGAIIDPEANRQEKLRAVGRATGFYAGWLPTLVTGPGMIATSYARYGELAGHLRYVERATRRLARSVFYGMARWQGALERRQAVLGRIVDIGAELFAMAASCVRATAERDVRPEGVELAGIFCRQARVRVDALFTALWSNSDASDRSAARKVLAGDYLFLEEGVLTEEDDRPWVATWEPGPSTKPDRRRRIPRP
- a CDS encoding ribbon-helix-helix domain-containing protein — translated: MSTQIAVRLPDQVVDFLDRVVAEGAAPSRAAVVTAALEREMRRLAAERDAAILWQEGPADDLDPLVDWTVGRVTTAD
- a CDS encoding type II toxin-antitoxin system PemK/MazF family toxin, which produces MREICLVRLDKTRPAVVLTREAARAAMTKVTVAPITSTVKGLSSEVPVGPANGLDHVGAISLDNVVTVPVSLLGRTIGFLTADQEIRLARAVVLAYDLDLPLLGG
- a CDS encoding class I SAM-dependent methyltransferase, which codes for MVTLPVASPEPLPHRHREIAESFGSDADRYDRARPRYPQALADAILAGLPGKRVLDVGIGTGLSALPFRDAGADVLGVEVDARMAELARSRGFETHVARFEDWDSHGARFDAVVAGQTWHWIDPAAGAIKAAGLLRPGGRIALFWNIGDPEPQIAAAFGEVHRSVDTGLPFTPWAGGVSAVDGYEQILARAAAGIRDTGAFTEPGRLRLDWQATITREAWLDQVPTAGGHNRIPADRLTALLDGLGNVIDEHGGHFTMNYATLALTADRLTDG
- a CDS encoding TetR/AcrR family transcriptional regulator, with the translated sequence MPTGVALHDARARLFAAAERVLVRDGAGGLTSRAVTEEAGVAKGVLHRHFADFDDFLAELVRDRIARLTAEAGELREASGSATLVSNLVEVFTGIFAPVNLGLVGIVMTRDELRSRLRATTPRGIPILTEATAGLSAYLEAERRLGRITADTDIDVLALTLIGTGHLLFAGERGGPPDASAVREVVEAIIVGAEPGVRP
- a CDS encoding nucleotidyl transferase AbiEii/AbiGii toxin family protein, with product MSPSPRRDTAPGRAYNDLRNLTRRQGRDAAEYFSLYALEGFVARLAVSRYADHLVLKGGVLLAAFSARRPTRDIDLAASGFPNEITEAEECVRSIAALDFEDGLDFDASSVRGEEIRDESDYHGVRVHVVARLATARIPFHVDLNFGDPSWPAPMRTGLPRLLGGEIDVLAYPVTMVLAEKIIIALERGTANTRWRDFVDIASLATGTDLSGDVMMQSLTAVADHRQVGLAPLATMLDGMVDGAQRKWEVWRRKQRLEPATPEDFQVLLDACSDFADPALRQEVAGLRWSSTSRRWV
- a CDS encoding helix-turn-helix domain-containing protein; translated protein: MAEGASLRATARRLGVAHTTLQRALRRAER
- a CDS encoding nucleotidyl transferase AbiEii/AbiGii toxin family protein; the encoded protein is MSRITEGHLVRHYQGAKGGRDAALLDIAQDHALFLLHQAGLFNQGLVFKGGTALRKFRAGNSGRFSTDLDFTAPGDDLPLAALEALDGAGLDGFSFAVENLGDDGRRGDLRIETPFERPNLGAKIEFARHRLSLTPDVLDPIRLPIHSRYDFTVPPTPVIRTEEAIAEKLARFRRVSLARDLYDLQWYATNGIMNEPLVRRLWVLKVYRDVVADGRGTPPIEPDDILAARTSSDFRPEDIGYLTKPARIDEWIA